The Parashewanella spongiae genome has a window encoding:
- the rsmF gene encoding 16S rRNA (cytosine(1407)-C(5))-methyltransferase RsmF yields the protein MAQISSDFIDNIKTQFPEHLSFDKFIEYCHKPLRRSIRVNTLRITVDSFLKMMESKGWTFESIPWCESGFWITTPNIDGIGNVLEHLQGLFYIQEASSMLPPIALFDELNSADNVLDMAAAPGSKTTQIAAMMNNSGSLIANEYSSSRVKMLHANIVRMGVKNCTLTHFDATVFGQYLFEEFDAILLDAPCGGEGTVRKDPSALKDWSLDKVLSISEKQKELIQSAFAALKVGGTLIYSTCTLSQQENQQVCLYLKELYPEAVEFVSLHQLFDGSRKSCTPEGFLHVWPQLFDSEGFFVAKIKKLQSIEKIKPEPKLNTKFPYTPIRIKEKKDLMLWLENSYGITLPADAPIMCRENQYWLFPIHFKHLMLRMRYQRIGLKLAEQKGKRLKVSHEAIVSLCSTSEHRIELTELQAVEYLKGRDIQLDIAEKSLGEKIVCHKSSPLGLVKHLGNRLKNNLPRDLVRDNTAIG from the coding sequence ATGGCTCAAATTAGTTCTGATTTTATTGACAACATTAAAACCCAATTTCCTGAACATCTTTCTTTTGATAAATTTATAGAATATTGTCATAAACCATTGCGTCGTTCTATTCGAGTAAATACCCTCCGCATTACTGTTGATTCATTTCTTAAAATGATGGAATCCAAAGGGTGGACTTTCGAGTCAATCCCTTGGTGTGAGTCAGGGTTTTGGATTACAACTCCAAACATTGATGGTATTGGGAATGTGTTAGAACATTTACAAGGCCTCTTTTATATTCAAGAGGCAAGTTCAATGTTGCCTCCAATTGCATTATTTGATGAATTGAATTCAGCAGATAATGTACTTGATATGGCTGCAGCACCTGGTTCAAAAACCACCCAAATAGCAGCAATGATGAATAATAGTGGAAGTTTGATTGCTAATGAATATTCGTCAAGTAGAGTTAAAATGCTACACGCTAATATCGTGCGGATGGGAGTCAAAAACTGCACATTAACCCATTTTGATGCCACTGTATTTGGTCAATACTTATTCGAAGAGTTTGATGCAATATTACTTGATGCGCCATGTGGTGGCGAAGGCACAGTAAGAAAAGATCCTTCCGCGTTAAAAGATTGGAGCCTTGATAAAGTGCTCTCTATTTCTGAAAAACAAAAAGAACTGATTCAATCAGCTTTTGCAGCGCTTAAAGTTGGCGGGACATTAATTTATTCGACTTGTACACTGAGCCAACAAGAAAATCAACAGGTTTGCCTTTATCTAAAAGAGTTATACCCTGAAGCTGTTGAATTTGTATCACTTCACCAATTATTTGATGGAAGCAGAAAGTCATGTACGCCTGAAGGCTTCTTGCATGTATGGCCACAACTATTCGATAGTGAAGGTTTTTTTGTAGCTAAAATCAAAAAATTACAATCCATCGAAAAAATAAAACCTGAACCAAAATTGAATACTAAGTTTCCATATACTCCGATTCGGATTAAAGAAAAAAAAGATTTAATGCTTTGGCTTGAAAATTCATACGGTATTACACTGCCGGCAGATGCTCCAATCATGTGTAGAGAAAACCAGTATTGGTTGTTCCCAATCCACTTTAAGCATCTTATGTTAAGAATGCGATACCAAAGAATTGGTCTTAAACTTGCTGAACAAAAAGGAAAGCGTTTAAAAGTAAGTCACGAAGCTATTGTTTCGCTCTGTTCAACGAGTGAGCATCGAATTGAATTAACAGAACTACAAGCTGTCGAATATTTGAAAGGTCGAGACATTCAACTAGATATTGCAGAAAAGTCATTAGGTGAAAAAATAGTTTGTCACAAATCTAGTCCATTAGGCTTAGTAAAGCATTTAGGAAATAGACTAAAGAACAATTTACCTAGAGATTTAGTCAGGGATAATACTGCTATTGGTTAA
- a CDS encoding ankyrin repeat domain-containing protein yields MCNPLGAVSSNTSIAAQLNFQPQKANLESNTVDIDGQLFRVSLLGQYDAFLKFIRDEEVTKNHAELELTDDVAKLPGANFDEKLTRVIMRAEQQGEAILARDTKGREDYFARLEKLKTHIIGQINFAQQLPDDALLFLVEFSNRLDEMKLWPESQQLLHLGAFPMAVESETEWRCIDGLRIRLGLCDRPSTTIFNLLCREQMSDALLKLTSKVRFDYRVHLAATVPWLLTGIVSHKDTHFKLPLHDLFASDIYDLLLTTPENYHRRLLSSIDDYLELSQQVLFLKEQYLQSEDDDLLMEMNGIVDRLKENAWTVLLKLAPNHFYDGSQTRDSISNEILKRIHTDQQLTLFLESAFIPEKPELTDYTGNISHWCEKLYCGDFCALAALVVYCLPVFDKRPLMMCLLSHTWQALYRDTLCRHLEQLKVKSEFVTVWSKQIVERLTEFNAKYGDVVEKYLNNREGWQTLPLNRKQDLLQQCISGGVSFSTIQALRNSGADEVHLSSLDWRAWVNSRDWPKLIHLLRHQVNFNEVIHYALPILKSDNQLLHIAAYFGREDVVEALLKTPSIEVNSTNEIGYTPLLMACRIAKDKVVKVLLNYKGQNPKVDIGLTREHSTYQSTPLHYACNAGHDGVVKVMLDYKRQHPKADIGLAKEHPISKTTPLHVACIAGHYAVVKVLLDYKRQYPKADIGLNRQNSTYKNTPLHVACRLGKEKVVKVLLDYKGQEPKADIGLNREHSTCKNTPLHEACVVGHDGVVKVLLDYKGQHPNGDIGLVMKNSYTKNTPMHGACIAGNDGVVKVLLDYKGQYPKADIGLTRVHSIYKDTPLHVACCLGNEKVVKVLLDYLSTHPIDSIRLFSNEFGMSPLKLARKYKHEVIVNLILEWKGIKLVSTTDKIGVFFAKK; encoded by the coding sequence ATGTGCAATCCCCTAGGCGCTGTCAGCTCAAACACTTCAATCGCTGCACAGTTAAACTTTCAGCCTCAGAAAGCAAACCTTGAATCAAACACCGTTGATATTGACGGTCAGTTGTTTAGGGTCAGCCTGCTTGGGCAATATGATGCATTCCTCAAATTTATTCGTGATGAAGAAGTAACGAAAAACCACGCTGAACTAGAGTTAACTGATGATGTAGCGAAGTTACCAGGAGCAAATTTTGATGAAAAATTAACAAGAGTGATAATGCGGGCTGAGCAACAAGGAGAGGCCATTCTAGCTCGGGACACCAAAGGCAGGGAGGATTATTTTGCGCGACTCGAAAAATTAAAGACGCATATTATTGGTCAAATCAATTTCGCTCAACAATTACCGGATGACGCCTTACTTTTTCTTGTTGAATTTTCAAACAGACTGGACGAAATGAAACTCTGGCCTGAATCACAGCAGCTGCTTCATCTGGGAGCCTTTCCTATGGCGGTTGAAAGCGAAACTGAATGGCGGTGCATAGACGGGCTTCGTATTCGTTTGGGTTTGTGTGATAGGCCATCGACAACGATTTTTAACTTATTGTGTCGGGAACAAATGAGTGACGCATTACTGAAGTTAACTTCAAAGGTTAGATTTGACTACCGAGTACATTTAGCGGCGACGGTGCCTTGGTTGCTTACAGGGATCGTCTCTCATAAAGACACTCATTTTAAGTTACCGCTGCACGACCTGTTTGCGTCAGATATTTATGATTTACTTCTCACTACCCCAGAAAATTATCACCGCCGTTTACTGAGCAGTATTGACGATTATTTGGAATTATCGCAGCAGGTATTATTTCTGAAAGAGCAATACCTTCAGTCTGAGGATGATGATCTACTAATGGAAATGAATGGCATAGTTGATCGGTTAAAGGAAAATGCTTGGACTGTGTTATTAAAACTGGCTCCTAACCATTTTTATGATGGCAGCCAGACAAGAGATAGCATCAGTAATGAGATTTTAAAGCGCATTCACACAGACCAGCAGCTAACACTTTTTTTAGAGAGTGCATTTATACCGGAAAAGCCTGAGCTAACGGATTACACTGGCAATATCAGCCACTGGTGTGAAAAACTTTATTGTGGTGATTTTTGTGCGCTGGCAGCACTTGTTGTTTACTGTCTTCCCGTGTTTGATAAACGACCGTTGATGATGTGTTTATTGTCACATACATGGCAGGCGCTCTACCGTGATACGTTATGTAGGCACCTTGAACAGTTAAAAGTTAAGTCGGAGTTCGTCACTGTTTGGAGTAAGCAAATTGTTGAGCGATTAACTGAATTTAATGCAAAATACGGTGATGTAGTAGAAAAATACCTGAATAACAGAGAGGGTTGGCAAACCTTACCGTTAAATCGTAAACAAGACTTATTGCAGCAGTGCATTTCAGGCGGCGTCAGTTTTTCTACAATACAAGCGCTTCGTAATTCAGGAGCAGATGAGGTGCATTTAAGTTCACTTGATTGGCGAGCTTGGGTAAATTCAAGAGACTGGCCAAAATTAATTCATTTATTGAGACATCAGGTTAATTTCAATGAAGTAATACATTACGCTTTACCAATCCTTAAAAGTGATAATCAACTGTTGCATATCGCAGCGTACTTTGGGCGAGAGGATGTGGTGGAAGCATTATTGAAGACTCCGAGTATTGAAGTTAATAGTACTAACGAAATCGGGTATACGCCACTGCTTATGGCTTGCCGGATTGCTAAAGATAAGGTGGTGAAGGTACTGCTGAATTATAAAGGGCAGAACCCTAAAGTTGATATAGGGCTGACTAGGGAGCATTCAACATATCAAAGTACGCCACTGCATTATGCTTGTAACGCTGGTCATGATGGTGTGGTGAAGGTAATGCTGGATTATAAGAGGCAGCACCCTAAAGCTGATATCGGGCTAGCCAAGGAACATCCAATATCTAAGACTACGCCATTGCATGTGGCTTGTATCGCTGGCCATTATGCTGTAGTGAAGGTGCTGCTAGATTATAAGAGGCAGTACCCTAAAGCTGATATCGGGCTGAACAGGCAAAATTCAACATATAAAAATACGCCACTGCATGTGGCCTGCCGCCTTGGTAAAGAGAAGGTGGTGAAGGTACTGCTTGATTATAAGGGGCAAGAACCTAAGGCTGATATTGGGCTGAACAGGGAGCATTCAACATGTAAAAATACGCCACTGCATGAGGCATGTGTCGTTGGTCATGATGGTGTGGTAAAGGTACTGCTGGATTATAAGGGGCAGCACCCTAATGGCGATATCGGGCTGGTCATGAAGAATTCATATACTAAGAATACACCAATGCATGGGGCTTGTATCGCCGGTAATGATGGCGTAGTGAAGGTACTTCTGGATTATAAGGGGCAGTACCCTAAAGCCGATATCGGGCTGACCAGAGTGCATTCAATATATAAAGATACGCCATTGCATGTGGCCTGCTGTCTTGGTAATGAGAAGGTAGTGAAGGTACTACTGGATTATTTATCCACACATCCGATAGATTCAATTCGATTGTTTAGTAATGAATTTGGAATGTCACCGCTAAAACTGGCACGAAAATATAAGCATGAGGTTATAGTTAACCTCATACTGGAATGGAAAGGTATTAAGTTAGTGTCCACAACAGATAAAATAGGTGTTTTTTTTGCGAAAAAATAA
- a CDS encoding PilZ domain-containing protein has product MVDIKMEFKSLNELYRSYMPFIKPAAIFIPTHHSHHLGDFLEISYQLPNGSENQLSGTVVWINPIGASGGRPVGVGIKLETDSDEQRLQIEKLLASNLGSGDLTSTM; this is encoded by the coding sequence ATGGTCGACATTAAAATGGAATTTAAGTCGTTGAATGAGCTATATCGTTCTTACATGCCGTTTATCAAACCAGCCGCTATTTTTATCCCTACACATCATTCTCACCATCTTGGGGATTTTTTAGAAATCTCTTATCAGCTCCCAAATGGTTCCGAAAACCAATTATCAGGCACTGTTGTCTGGATAAACCCAATCGGTGCATCAGGTGGCCGTCCAGTTGGTGTTGGAATTAAACTTGAAACCGATTCAGATGAACAACGACTGCAAATTGAAAAATTACTGGCGAGTAATTTAGGCTCTGGAGATTTGACCTCTACCATGTAG
- a CDS encoding TonB-dependent receptor, whose translation MTNHRLSRISSALILALGLSTSALAADTSSAVKGEIVGPLGNPAAGTTVTLVHVPSGTSKTVTVNNSGLFSAKGLRVGGPYTIKIDSNKFKDRLVKDVFLNLGEPLDLSFKLDKDDTETIVVKGSRLTATEYGSTSPATHFNLSDLENAASADRDIKDLVRIDPRINIEEADGEEAILCAGSNPRYSSLTVDGVRMNDSFGLNRNGYPTVRMPFSFSSLDQIEVEIAPFGVEAGGFTGCNINAVTKSGTNEVHGSVFYDYSSDSLRGDKIKGEDVDVGDYTEERFGFDVGLPLIEDKLFFFGAYEKLEGAQIFQYDALGNQISQAELDRVIRIAKDVYGYDAGGTPASMPVEDEKVLVKLDWNINDNHRASLVYNYNDGFRIDQSDERNNTITLSNHFYEVGAKLNSIVGSLYSDWSDDFSTELRVGQIKLDNRQQSIDAASGFGEIQIERINGASIYIGPDDSRQSNDLDWKSQTLKLSGSYYLDSHTITAGYEYENLNVFNLFMQHTIGEYRFNGLDDFEAGLADDIYYNNSAGTNNPNDAAANFEYATHAAYIQDEYTFEDVDLSIVFGLRYDWYTSDDKPRYNEVFHNRYGFRNDETLDGKNLLQPRFGFNWRVEDNLEIRGGFGLYSGGNPNVWISNSYSNDGITNIDTYRRDSQLLNDDGTPIDGLFSGEGRPIFDPLQDQVDEVTNNNPALGNEPSVNAIDRDFEIPSEWKYNLGFTYTTENDYVIQGDFLYSQKQDSAIITAAHWDNASRTEASDGRAVYDYIVVGQDEDGDDVKRNFRKSDFVLTNARENGKSTTVSFAIKKEYDFGLDASFGYAFNRSEDVSPMTSAVSFSNFTGFATTDAQNPGLATSNYETPHRFTFNLHYGTEFFDGYKTGFTLFGSHTQGRPISYAFDGLSVGATEFRSRRQLLYIPTIDDANVTYGDDFDQTAFNQFVEDKGFTRGEIVDRNSHNSSWHTRLDFRVDQQLPGFYKDHKASAYLVIKNLANMLNDDWGVKKVGNFTAQNVVDASLNSDGTYVYNEFLPDNAEETTFLAQSLWEVRLGVKYTF comes from the coding sequence ATGACCAATCATCGTCTCTCACGGATCTCGAGTGCGTTAATTCTCGCATTAGGGTTAAGTACCTCTGCTCTTGCTGCCGACACTTCATCTGCAGTTAAAGGGGAAATAGTTGGACCTCTTGGAAATCCAGCTGCCGGTACTACTGTAACTCTCGTGCATGTACCATCTGGTACAAGTAAAACAGTTACAGTTAACAACTCCGGATTGTTCTCAGCTAAAGGTTTACGTGTTGGTGGTCCCTACACCATCAAGATTGATTCAAATAAATTCAAAGATCGCTTAGTTAAAGATGTTTTTTTGAATTTAGGTGAGCCACTAGACCTTAGCTTTAAACTAGATAAAGATGATACTGAAACTATTGTTGTTAAGGGGTCGCGTTTAACAGCAACAGAATATGGCTCAACAAGCCCTGCTACTCACTTCAACCTTTCAGACCTAGAAAATGCTGCATCAGCAGATCGTGATATCAAAGACTTAGTTCGTATTGATCCACGTATCAATATTGAAGAGGCGGACGGTGAAGAAGCCATTCTTTGTGCAGGCAGTAACCCGAGATATAGTAGTTTAACCGTCGATGGTGTTCGTATGAATGACAGCTTCGGTTTGAACCGTAATGGTTATCCTACAGTTAGAATGCCATTTTCATTTAGCTCTTTAGACCAAATTGAAGTAGAAATAGCTCCGTTTGGTGTTGAAGCTGGTGGCTTTACTGGTTGTAACATTAATGCAGTTACTAAATCAGGCACTAATGAAGTACACGGAAGTGTATTTTATGATTATTCAAGCGACTCTCTTCGAGGAGACAAAATAAAAGGTGAAGACGTAGATGTTGGTGATTACACTGAGGAACGTTTTGGCTTTGACGTTGGTTTACCGCTTATCGAAGACAAGCTTTTCTTCTTTGGTGCTTATGAAAAATTAGAAGGTGCACAAATTTTCCAATACGACGCACTAGGAAATCAAATCTCTCAAGCTGAACTTGATCGTGTTATTCGTATCGCAAAAGATGTGTATGGTTATGATGCCGGTGGTACACCAGCTTCTATGCCTGTTGAAGATGAAAAAGTACTGGTTAAACTTGACTGGAATATTAATGATAATCACCGTGCTTCATTAGTTTATAACTATAATGATGGTTTTCGCATAGATCAATCAGATGAACGAAATAATACAATAACTCTTTCTAACCACTTTTATGAAGTGGGTGCTAAATTAAATTCAATTGTTGGTTCGTTATACTCAGATTGGAGTGATGACTTTTCAACAGAATTGCGTGTTGGACAAATTAAGTTAGACAACCGTCAACAATCTATTGATGCTGCGAGTGGGTTTGGTGAAATTCAAATTGAACGAATTAATGGAGCCAGCATTTATATCGGCCCTGATGATTCGCGTCAATCCAATGATCTTGACTGGAAAAGCCAAACATTAAAGCTGAGCGGTTCTTATTATTTGGATAGCCATACCATCACAGCTGGTTATGAATATGAGAATTTAAATGTATTTAATTTATTCATGCAGCACACTATTGGTGAATATCGTTTTAATGGCCTAGATGATTTCGAAGCTGGTCTTGCAGATGATATTTATTACAATAACTCTGCAGGAACGAATAACCCTAATGATGCAGCTGCGAATTTTGAATATGCTACTCATGCAGCTTATATTCAAGATGAATATACATTCGAAGATGTAGATCTTTCGATAGTATTTGGTTTACGTTACGATTGGTATACCAGTGATGATAAGCCACGCTATAACGAAGTTTTCCACAACCGTTACGGCTTTAGGAATGATGAAACTCTTGACGGTAAAAACTTATTACAACCTAGATTTGGTTTTAATTGGCGTGTTGAAGATAACCTAGAGATACGTGGTGGATTTGGACTATATTCTGGCGGTAATCCAAATGTATGGATTTCAAATTCTTACTCTAACGATGGTATAACAAACATCGATACCTATCGCCGTGACTCCCAATTACTTAATGATGATGGCACACCTATTGATGGTTTGTTCAGTGGCGAAGGTCGGCCTATCTTTGATCCACTACAAGACCAAGTTGATGAAGTTACAAATAACAACCCTGCTTTAGGTAATGAGCCATCAGTTAATGCAATCGATCGGGATTTTGAAATTCCATCAGAATGGAAATATAACTTAGGTTTTACTTACACCACTGAAAACGATTATGTGATTCAAGGTGACTTCCTTTACTCTCAAAAGCAAGATAGTGCAATTATTACTGCTGCTCATTGGGATAACGCGAGTCGTACAGAAGCTTCTGATGGTCGTGCAGTCTACGACTATATTGTTGTCGGTCAAGATGAAGATGGCGATGATGTAAAACGTAATTTCCGTAAGAGTGACTTTGTATTAACCAATGCAAGGGAAAATGGTAAATCAACTACCGTTTCATTCGCGATTAAGAAAGAATACGATTTTGGTCTAGATGCCTCTTTTGGGTATGCATTTAACCGTTCAGAAGATGTTTCACCTATGACCAGTGCTGTTTCGTTTTCAAACTTTACAGGTTTTGCTACAACTGATGCACAAAATCCTGGTTTAGCCACTTCGAATTATGAAACACCACATAGATTCACTTTCAACTTGCATTATGGAACTGAATTTTTTGATGGTTACAAAACTGGATTCACTTTGTTTGGTTCCCATACTCAAGGTCGCCCTATTTCTTATGCATTTGATGGATTGAGTGTTGGTGCAACAGAGTTTAGAAGCCGTAGACAATTACTTTATATTCCAACAATAGATGATGCGAACGTTACTTATGGCGACGATTTTGATCAAACCGCCTTTAATCAATTTGTTGAAGATAAAGGCTTTACACGTGGTGAAATAGTTGATCGTAATTCACATAACTCTTCATGGCACACTCGCCTTGATTTTCGTGTAGATCAACAATTGCCGGGTTTTTACAAAGATCATAAAGCAAGTGCATATTTAGTCATCAAAAATTTAGCTAATATGTTGAATGATGATTGGGGTGTGAAAAAAGTTGGTAACTTTACTGCTCAAAATGTTGTTGACGCGTCTTTAAATAGTGACGGTACATACGTTTATAATGAGTTTTTACCTGATAATGCTGAAGAAACTACTTTCTTAGCACAATCATTATGGGAAGTACGTCTAGGTGTTAAATACACATTCTAA
- a CDS encoding S1/P1 nuclease yields MRKLAVVLFTSLVVFLTCFEVSAFGRNGHRIVAEIAEQYLTVNAHAQLMKITSGIPLARLSTWPDEIKSDKNWRHASAWHYINVEDDADWEKLPRSSAGDILEALERFENQLSDSSLSNEKRWQALAFLIHFMGDLHQPLHVSRAADKGGTSIPVKWFGETNRYNFHNVWDTLIIEHQQLSYTEYVDFLPISHKNRQSWILGDYTDWAKESMVLRNKVYDYRVDGSGKPDLGYGYIFKHRSEVEQRMQQAGIRLANILNNIFAS; encoded by the coding sequence ATGAGAAAGTTAGCAGTTGTTTTATTTACTTCACTTGTTGTTTTTTTGACTTGTTTTGAAGTCTCTGCATTTGGCCGAAATGGTCATAGAATCGTAGCTGAAATAGCTGAGCAATATCTTACTGTTAATGCTCACGCACAGTTGATGAAAATAACTAGCGGAATACCATTAGCTCGGCTTTCAACTTGGCCAGATGAGATCAAGTCTGATAAGAATTGGAGACATGCTTCTGCTTGGCATTATATCAATGTAGAAGATGATGCTGATTGGGAAAAGTTGCCAAGAAGTTCTGCTGGAGACATCCTCGAAGCTCTTGAAAGATTTGAGAATCAACTAAGCGATTCGTCACTCAGTAATGAAAAAAGGTGGCAAGCGTTGGCTTTCTTAATTCACTTTATGGGTGATTTACACCAGCCTTTGCATGTAAGTCGAGCGGCTGATAAAGGCGGAACTAGTATTCCGGTAAAGTGGTTTGGCGAAACTAATCGTTATAACTTCCATAATGTTTGGGACACACTTATCATTGAGCATCAGCAGTTAAGTTACACTGAATATGTCGACTTCTTACCTATAAGTCACAAGAACAGACAATCTTGGATATTAGGTGACTATACCGATTGGGCGAAAGAATCGATGGTTCTTAGGAATAAAGTTTATGACTATCGAGTTGATGGATCAGGGAAACCTGACTTAGGTTATGGTTATATTTTCAAGCATAGATCGGAAGTTGAACAGCGCATGCAACAGGCAGGAATTCGTCTTGCGAATATTTTAAATAATATTTTTGCTTCTTGA
- the tmk gene encoding dTMP kinase — MNEYEGKFIVIEGLEGAGKSSAITLVRDYIEKHTGTKLVCTREPGGTPLAEKMRDLVKIADKTDPLCDEAECLLIYAARAQLIANVIKPALNNGKWVLGDRHNLSSLAYQGGGRGLGDLVDVISEATLKDFKPDLTLYLDIEPSLGLQRAASRGALDRIEQQKLDFFERARSRYLSIATEDESIHVIDASQAMTEVHKDIISALKAMPWLS; from the coding sequence ATGAATGAGTATGAAGGCAAATTTATAGTTATTGAAGGCCTAGAGGGTGCAGGAAAATCAAGTGCTATTACTTTAGTACGTGACTACATTGAAAAGCATACAGGCACTAAACTTGTTTGCACCAGAGAGCCAGGCGGTACACCTCTTGCGGAAAAAATGCGTGATTTAGTTAAAATCGCCGATAAAACAGATCCCTTATGTGACGAAGCAGAATGCTTGCTTATTTACGCAGCCCGCGCGCAGTTAATCGCAAACGTCATCAAACCAGCATTAAATAATGGCAAGTGGGTGCTAGGCGACCGTCATAATCTATCTTCATTAGCGTATCAAGGTGGGGGCAGAGGACTTGGTGATTTAGTAGATGTCATTAGTGAAGCAACATTAAAGGACTTCAAGCCTGATTTGACACTTTATTTAGATATAGAACCTTCCCTAGGTTTGCAACGTGCCGCTTCTCGTGGAGCGCTTGACCGAATTGAGCAACAAAAATTAGACTTTTTTGAAAGAGCAAGATCTCGTTACTTATCAATTGCAACAGAAGATGAAAGTATACATGTCATCGATGCAAGTCAGGCAATGACAGAAGTTCACAAAGACATTATCAGTGCTTTAAAGGCTATGCCATGGTTAAGCTAA
- a CDS encoding TatD family hydrolase gives MLIDSHCHLDRLKSAPDHSNLKTIIETASKRGVEYFLCVNVRQQEFCDMKEKVAAFPQVFLSSGVHPLDVESGLDVDSLKLTAADERVVAIGETGLDYFYSNETKAQQQDCFEKQIKLAVDINKPLIVHTRDAREDTIAMLKAGQADKVGGVLHCFTENWEMAKAALDLGFYISVSGIVTFKNAGELRSVIRKVPKDRLLVETDSPYLAPVPHRGKENQPAFVRDVAEFVAELRGENYDELAKYTSENFFKLFSCANKLR, from the coding sequence GTGTTAATTGATTCGCACTGTCACTTAGATCGCCTAAAATCTGCCCCAGATCACTCAAATTTAAAAACTATTATCGAAACAGCCTCAAAACGTGGGGTAGAGTACTTTTTATGCGTAAATGTACGACAACAAGAATTTTGCGATATGAAAGAAAAAGTAGCGGCTTTTCCTCAAGTGTTCTTGTCTTCAGGTGTTCACCCTTTGGATGTAGAGTCAGGGCTTGATGTAGATAGTTTGAAGTTAACAGCGGCAGATGAAAGAGTTGTTGCAATTGGAGAGACAGGTTTAGATTATTTTTACTCGAATGAAACCAAAGCTCAACAACAAGACTGCTTCGAAAAACAAATCAAGTTAGCCGTAGATATAAACAAACCACTGATTGTTCATACCCGAGATGCTCGTGAAGATACAATCGCAATGCTAAAAGCAGGGCAAGCCGATAAAGTAGGTGGTGTATTGCATTGCTTTACCGAAAACTGGGAAATGGCGAAAGCGGCCTTAGATTTAGGTTTTTACATTTCAGTTTCAGGGATTGTAACTTTCAAGAATGCAGGTGAATTAAGAAGCGTTATTCGTAAAGTCCCTAAAGATAGGTTGTTAGTTGAAACAGACTCTCCTTATTTAGCACCAGTTCCCCATAGAGGTAAAGAAAACCAACCAGCATTTGTTCGTGATGTTGCTGAGTTTGTAGCTGAATTACGTGGCGAAAATTATGATGAACTTGCCAAATATACCAGTGAAAATTTCTTTAAGCTCTTTAGTTGTGCCAATAAATTGAGATAG
- the holB gene encoding DNA polymerase III subunit delta' has product MVKLNELPWLDEAKHIFSRQLEKKSVSHAQLLSLEKGYGAKQLLGSLAQLTFCERPTQFTPCGLCKSCTLVESGNHPDFHQIVPDGNQIKVDQIRELCGDLTETAQQGGWRIAIIYSCEKLNKSAANALLKTLEEPGKQTLLLLQTESFGLLMPTITSRCQNILVKKPSKSQINDWLISQSPEYKGTNWCIPIVGGPLGLIESISSGHYNKLLNYRNNWSQSLSAGHLCASFLTVDEQTIVDVLDVLYLVFRQFILQNKFNDALLQAEVVKLAAEVMHMRQRLSLMSNINAPALCQQFILKYRHLVNR; this is encoded by the coding sequence ATGGTTAAGCTAAATGAGCTGCCTTGGCTTGATGAGGCCAAACATATATTTTCGCGTCAATTAGAAAAAAAATCAGTTTCTCATGCACAGCTTTTGAGCTTAGAAAAAGGTTATGGCGCTAAACAGTTGCTTGGTAGTTTAGCTCAACTCACTTTCTGTGAAAGGCCTACTCAGTTTACTCCTTGCGGTCTTTGTAAAAGCTGTACCCTAGTCGAGTCAGGTAATCACCCTGATTTCCATCAAATTGTTCCAGATGGTAATCAAATTAAAGTTGATCAAATTCGTGAATTATGCGGTGATCTAACAGAAACGGCACAACAAGGTGGTTGGCGAATTGCAATAATTTACAGCTGTGAAAAGCTTAATAAATCTGCAGCTAATGCATTGTTGAAAACGCTGGAAGAGCCTGGAAAGCAAACACTATTATTATTGCAAACTGAAAGTTTTGGATTGTTAATGCCGACAATTACAAGCCGCTGCCAAAATATATTAGTTAAAAAACCCTCGAAGTCTCAAATTAATGATTGGTTAATTTCACAATCTCCAGAATATAAAGGTACGAATTGGTGCATTCCTATAGTCGGTGGGCCATTAGGTTTAATCGAAAGTATCTCGTCCGGACACTATAACAAGTTATTGAATTATAGAAATAATTGGAGTCAAAGTTTGTCGGCTGGTCATCTGTGTGCTAGTTTTTTAACAGTCGATGAACAAACTATTGTTGATGTGTTAGATGTTTTGTATCTCGTTTTTAGGCAATTTATTTTACAAAACAAGTTTAATGATGCTTTATTACAAGCTGAAGTCGTTAAATTAGCAGCTGAAGTCATGCACATGCGCCAAAGATTGAGTTTAATGAGTAATATTAATGCTCCAGCATTGTGCCAACAATTTATATTGAAATATCGGCACCTAGTTAATAGATAA